In Candidatus Kapaibacterium sp., the following are encoded in one genomic region:
- a CDS encoding TonB-dependent receptor plug domain-containing protein, with protein MSKSINSILLIVFLLFVSAIVTKAQDTTKYNFPSVNILGVKSSSVDYTPGTVNIINSKVLQMTRGLNGTQAFETIPGVNVVDEEGVGLRMNMSIRGLDPDRSRSILVLEDGMPTALAPYGEPEMYYTPLMDKMSSVEILKGSGSIIHGPQTIGGVINFLTNEPNDIPGLGFKFNGGSGGFVNSKIAYGTTTSDHGFLVEYNHKSADKIGVTQFGVNDLMFKFNVAFNSRSSIKFKLGFYDEESNSTYVGITQNMFDNGDYFTHVAPDDILAIRRYSAQLSHQYIVNNNMFFVTNFYGYTTTRNWNRQNFSSSKPSDWTGDVYGDTTISGGALYMRNSTGNRDRQFEVMGVQPQIYYNYDLGGLKNEMTAGVRMHYERAFEQTINGKVAGAIKGDLVADEVRTGYAGSAFIQNRFFALENLIITPGARFEQFNYERVINRVSSKDTNIVGNNDVSAIIPGIGVNYNFHPGLGLFAGIHKGFAPPRTKDAINNSGVSIDLEAELSWNSEIGFRADFDKLVNIEVTGYQLNFSNQIIPISESSGGLGTDVGYVNGGSTLHWGIESAIGFNISQMLKTDYAINLSTTFNYGKSTYDADRFIPVAEGAVNVKGNELPYAPNFSFSTSLLVATPFGTSFYVTGKYLDKQFTDELNTVAPSANGRAGVIDSRFIINATIEHRLDNPNLTLFVSLKNITDERYISSRRPQGIKVGLPQMFVAGVDFRI; from the coding sequence ATGTCAAAATCAATAAATTCGATTCTGTTAATAGTCTTCTTGCTTTTCGTCTCAGCAATAGTCACAAAAGCTCAGGATACAACTAAGTACAATTTCCCCTCAGTCAATATTTTGGGAGTAAAATCAAGCTCAGTTGATTACACGCCGGGCACTGTCAATATAATCAATAGTAAAGTTCTCCAAATGACTCGTGGACTTAACGGTACTCAAGCATTCGAGACTATCCCCGGAGTAAACGTGGTGGACGAAGAGGGCGTCGGGCTACGGATGAATATGAGTATTCGCGGTTTAGACCCCGATAGAAGTCGTTCTATTCTTGTGCTCGAAGACGGGATGCCTACTGCACTCGCACCATACGGTGAACCTGAAATGTATTACACGCCTTTGATGGACAAAATGTCGAGTGTGGAAATCCTGAAAGGCTCGGGCTCGATTATTCACGGTCCTCAAACAATTGGCGGAGTCATCAATTTCCTTACAAATGAGCCAAATGATATTCCCGGTCTTGGCTTCAAATTCAATGGTGGAAGTGGTGGTTTTGTCAATTCCAAAATTGCTTACGGCACAACTACATCCGATCACGGATTCTTAGTAGAATACAATCACAAATCCGCAGACAAAATCGGCGTTACCCAATTCGGCGTCAATGATTTGATGTTCAAATTCAACGTGGCATTCAATTCACGTTCGAGCATTAAATTCAAACTTGGATTTTACGACGAAGAATCAAATTCGACTTACGTTGGCATAACTCAAAATATGTTCGATAACGGCGACTATTTCACACACGTTGCTCCCGACGATATTTTGGCGATTAGACGTTACTCGGCTCAATTATCGCATCAATACATTGTGAACAATAATATGTTTTTCGTGACAAATTTTTACGGCTATACAACTACTCGTAATTGGAATAGACAAAATTTCTCGTCATCGAAACCCTCAGACTGGACAGGTGATGTTTACGGAGATACTACGATTTCCGGCGGTGCTCTTTATATGCGAAATTCGACAGGAAATCGCGACAGACAATTTGAAGTAATGGGCGTGCAGCCGCAAATTTACTACAATTACGACTTAGGCGGATTGAAAAATGAAATGACCGCCGGAGTGAGAATGCACTACGAGCGCGCTTTCGAGCAAACTATCAATGGCAAAGTTGCGGGCGCAATCAAAGGTGATTTGGTCGCCGACGAAGTTCGGACTGGTTATGCCGGAAGTGCATTCATCCAAAATCGATTCTTCGCTTTGGAAAATTTGATAATTACTCCGGGCGCAAGATTTGAGCAATTCAATTACGAACGCGTTATCAATCGTGTTTCATCGAAGGATACAAATATAGTTGGCAATAACGATGTCTCGGCGATTATCCCGGGGATTGGTGTCAATTATAATTTTCATCCCGGACTTGGTTTATTCGCAGGAATACATAAAGGATTTGCGCCACCGCGTACCAAAGATGCTATCAATAATTCAGGAGTATCCATTGACCTTGAAGCCGAACTCAGTTGGAATTCAGAAATTGGATTCCGCGCCGATTTCGACAAATTGGTCAACATCGAAGTAACCGGATACCAGCTGAACTTCAGCAATCAAATTATACCAATCTCCGAATCATCCGGTGGTCTCGGTACTGACGTAGGCTATGTGAACGGTGGCTCGACATTGCATTGGGGCATTGAATCCGCAATTGGCTTCAATATTTCGCAAATGCTCAAAACTGATTATGCAATCAATCTCAGCACCACTTTCAATTACGGAAAATCCACTTACGATGCCGATAGATTCATTCCCGTTGCAGAAGGTGCAGTGAACGTCAAAGGCAATGAATTGCCATACGCACCAAATTTCAGCTTTAGTACGAGTTTGCTCGTTGCCACTCCATTCGGCACAAGTTTCTACGTCACCGGGAAATATCTCGACAAGCAATTTACCGATGAACTAAACACCGTCGCACCTTCCGCAAATGGCAGAGCAGGAGTGATTGATTCGCGCTTCATCATCAATGCAACCATCGAACACAGGTTAGACAATCCAAACTTGACCTTGTTCGTTTCATTGAAAAACATCACCGACGAGCGCTATATTTCGAGCCGCCGTCCGCAAGGAATCAAAGTCGGCTTACCCCAAATGTTCGTTGCCGGAGTTGACTTCAGAATCTAA